One Pieris brassicae chromosome 11, ilPieBrab1.1, whole genome shotgun sequence DNA window includes the following coding sequences:
- the LOC123716133 gene encoding transforming acidic coiled-coil-containing protein 3-like, which translates to MSGTEQNILTSMQHLSIQSSNSGPSEKPTQVVTPAVNRNQASSKITQVKGTVSPAIATIDRLLSLGTPAPPPPPVIHRSSDMDPHTVEQLRAVKEMLTAQEEEAHNLREINRELRDRLEECETKIKKLAEQNEEYADKEKALSQRVSEKVRNNKQMSVVMEEYERTISSLIGERESEAKRWAEERVTLLRERDEAAAHLASMEHAFNDVHTKYERCKVIIQGYKGNEETLKRTVEDNTDAIQKLEARYETLRQHAMQQLNKANAELDSIKKSHQAEILKLNAMLKKSEVHASSLQESLAQKIKDNEELTAICDELINKVG; encoded by the coding sequence ATGTCAGGTACAGAGCAAAATATATTGACCTCAATGCAACATTTGTCTATTCAATCAAGTAACAGTGGTCCATCTGAGAAACCAACTCAAGTGGTCACCCCTGCTGTTAATAGAAACCAGGCGTCATCAAAGATTACCCAAGTTAAAGGTACGGTTTCTCCTGCAATTGCGACCATTGATCGATTACTAAGTTTAGGTACACCAGCACCACCTCCTCCACCCGTCATACATAGATCTTCAGATATGGACCCACATACTGTTGAACAGTTGCGAGCCGTTAAAGAGATGCTTACAGCTCAGGAAGAAGAAGCTCACAACCTAAGAGAAATTAATCGTGAACTCAGAGACCGATTAGAGGAATGTGaaacaaagataaaaaaattagcaGAACAAAATGAGGAATATGCAGATAAAGAAAAGGCATTGTCACAGCGAGTGTCAGAAAaagtaagaaataataaacaaatgagtGTTGTAATGGAGGAATATGAAAGAACAATCTCTTCACTTATCGGTGAAAGAGAATCTGAAGCTAAAAGATGGGCAGAAGAGAGAGTTACATTGCTGAGGGAACGTGATGAAGCTGCGGCACACTTGGCATCTATGGAACATGCATTCAATGATGTTCATACTAAATATGAGAGATGTAAGGTTATTATTCAAGGTTATAAAGGTAATgaagaaacattaaaaagaacTGTTGAGGATAATACTGATGCAATTCAAAAATTGGAAGCTAGATATGAAACACTACGCCAACATGCAATGCAGCAATTAAACAAGGCAAATGCAGAGCTGGATTCAATCAAGAAATCTCATCAGGCAGAAATCCTTAAATTAAATGCAATGTTAAAGAAAAGTGAAGTCCATGCATCTTCTCTACAAGAATCATTGGCACAGAAAATTAAAGATAATGAGGAACTAACAGCTATCTGCGATGAGCTTATCAACAAGGTTGGGTAA